aaactattaaattatcaatattTACCAGATGTAACAATCAAAGATTTGTTGCGCTTAACCGTGACTAAAAAAATCTATCGACCCTAATGTAGCGAGTCTTTAAAAGCCTTTAACTAGTCTATTAAGCTTTTATAACCAACACTTCCCAGCGTTCAAGCAAAATGAGTGTCAAAGCCACTTTAATCATTCTAGGTAAATATATGCTCATTAAAGTAATGCCGGAAAAGtctaaacaatattttttccatAGCAATCTTTTTGTTCGTACGAAAATTTCCACATAATACTGAGAAATGTAGTCCTTtgaattgtataaatgacgATTAACTATAttaataatgtaaaataaaataaaataataatgtaaaatCTGTTAGTTTCtgaaagcaacaaaaaatcaaaattaaacaaagcAATAAAACAAAGCAGCTAATATTGAAGTCAAATTTATAGATGATATTCTGATTTCTAATTTCTGGTATTGTAGTTAATTGTAAAGGCCAAAGGAAATGTAAGAAGTCCTTGCATTGCTTAtcctaaaaaattaaatctaaCTTTGTATACCTCATGCCTCATTACCAAGGCATTTGCAACAAGCGTTTCGGGCCAACCTATTTGTACACGGCAATCTAAGCAAATCGTTTTGTCGAGCTTAATTTGCAGTTTGCCACCAAACGAGTGTCTAACCTGGAACCCGAGCTGGCGAGGAGTCCTTCGCACTCGGCTCCTCGTGGCCATCAAGGCTAATCCCAACTGACTTGGTTGGAAAAGTTTCCGTTTGGCGCTTGCCACGACGGAAGGCGCCAAGGAAATTCGGTCAAAGGGAGTTTCGCTTGATGAAGAAGTCGTTGTCGGTGGGTGGTGGAACTCACATCTCTATCCACTCTGAAATCTCCATTGAGCTGTGGGCGGTTGGGGGGTAAGCAGCCAAGTGTTGTTCTGCATTGTGTTTTGGCCATTCAAGAATTCCCGGAGCCAACTCCAAGTCTCATTGGGCCCGGGCGCAATTGACAATAGTTTTGCACAAACTTCGAAAAGGCCAGTTGCACTTGACTGCCGGCAATGAATAAACAGGAGGTCCTGGGTCCGGAAGAACGTGGCTCGAAAAGCGGGGAAAATCCAAATGAAAACAGCGCCAAGGAAAGCATTGGGTAATTGTAATTCCCGCTCTTACATAAATGCCAGTTAACCAGTTTGCCTTGTTGGGCAATTACTTTGGTCCTGGCGATGTAGCCTCTTCGGTTCTCAAAACTTTCGTAATGACTGAACAcattaatttcccatttatATTTTCGACAGCCAAATGGCTTTCTAAAAGGGCAAACTTAACTGCCAATGCCACAATTGATTTACACAAATTTAATCAGCTGTGTATACACAGTAGGAAAAGATCTACTGCCTATTACTGTAGATGCATAAAAATTGATGAAAAAAGCGCTTGAGCAAATAtgatattaattaattagtcATACTAGTCGGCAAGACCCATTGTGAATTTGCTTTTTAAAGACGGCATCTTGGTGCCATAGGTGGACAGGGGGTACCCATTAGTACAAAGGCTGAAAGGTAAACGAATTATTTATtagattattatttaattaaaaatacatacaacCAATGATAAGATACAACAAACTCATAATGATTTTATCTAGCGATCTGCTTTTAGTAATGAGGTACCGATCTTCGGTATTTATAGATCAACAAAATTAGTTCCGGATAATTACATTATTAGTAATGAAATTCTGAAAAATGTCAAATGTCTTTGTAGTTTTTAAAAGTTCATTGCACCATTAAATATTCATGTAAAAGTCATGTCAAATTTGGAAATGTATATTTCTTGCAAATATAATGTATTGTTATATAACagtaataaataaactatATTTTCCTTTACTCATAGGGAACACCTTATTTCCCAAAGCAAAATCCAATGAACAGTTGAAAAAGTATACCTCTCTGCTTGAAATAAATTCCCTGTAAACGAGTGAAATGAAGCAGCAGGACATTTAGACATAGCTTAGTTGCTCCCAATGTTTCAGCTGTTGCCGCGGAAAACTTTGAGCATCAAGTGAAAAACAAGTGGACAGGCAGCTGTTGTTGACACCGCCCTTTTTTAGACGGGCGAAACTTTGCCTAAAATGGGTGGACACTTGCAGGATCCACTCCTGCGAAGGTAAACTGCACGCGtctgaaaacaaaagcaagcATGTTGCCGCTAGGTGGCGACACCGTGCAGACAATTAAACGCAACAACAGCCACATCTGCCATAgattttgcataacaacaaAGCCAAAAAGAGTGCGGAAAATTTGAGTAGTGTGATAGAGTTAGTTGCCATAAATACATCATGGGAGAAGAAAGGCTTTGATCAACTGCTCAATGGACCCCTTATTAGTCGAAATATGCAGCACCATTCAAGGCACCAATAAAGTTGTTGgaaaaatcatttcattaaagCAAAAGCTTTGCTCTTGTTGTCAAATAATGATtaggaaaaaacacaaatacgtAGTCTTTATTTAGTAGCTGATCATTTTTCTAACACCAAATTCGGAAATAAAAGCCCCCGAATACATTCGAAATTATTGTGTTCATACCGCGGTTTACCGCACCAGCTTAATAGCGCTGAGCCCCAGAAACAGACCAAGAAATCGGCATTAAAGATAAACGGTTATAGGCCAAAGTTGAAAGATAAGAACTATTGGGACCATTCGTCTAGACCGTGGGCTGTAAATGGCTAGCGCATGTGCTTAATGAAATGGACAAGAAAGAAGTTCAACATCACCGCAGTCAACAGGCGATGACAAAATCTCTATACGCCATTGGGATGGGTCTTCTGGGAAAGTCGGCGACCAACATGGATTGTGCTAATACGAATTTAGAATCGGCAGGGAAGAGCTCCTCAACGAATTATAACAGAAATCGGTTCTACAACGAAAGGTTCGTTCCGATGGCATCCGGAACTATGCCTTCCGTTTCGGGCACTAACCATCATTCTAGGCATCAACAGCTCCTTCTCCAACAAGCTCCCAAGTGCACTGCCGATCTCAACGAGAAATTAGTAAAAATCAATCGGCAAAACGCCAATAAGGAGCTATCCACCATTCAGGCAAAGGATATGCAATCCGTTGATAAAAACGAAGAGGCCCTAAAAGAATTGCAGGAGAGCATTCCGGAAATCAACAAAATCTTCGATGTGCACTGTCGCATCGGCAGTGGAACCTTCAGCACAGTTCTCTTGGGAACCCTGCAGCGGGAAAGGGGTCTCGTGGAAACCCAAAGGAGGAGATTCGCCATCAAACATCATAATCCCACAAATCATCCGGAGAGGATTCTTAGAGAGTTGGAGTGCATGTATCGCATTGGTGGAGTGGAAAATGTAATCGGAATTAATTGCTGCATTAGATATAACGACAACGTGGCCTTTATCATGCCCTATATGACCCACGATCGCTTTCACGACATTTACAGAAGCCTGAATTTCCCAGAGATACGCGACTATCTGAGGAACTTGCTCATTGCGCTGCGACACGTTCACAAGTTCAATGTGATTCATCGGGACGTCAAGCCAAGTAACATTCTTTATAACCGCAGGACCGGAAAGTTTTTACTCTGCGATTTCGGATTGGCTCAAAGGATAGCCGATGATGGTAGTGTAGTGCAGTCGAGTGATCTCAGCTCCCGGGAAGTATTCTCCATTCTGAGGGACCTGGAGAATGGTAGAAGTGTGACGTTGACGGATGGCAATTCAGCCCAAGCCGAGGCTGAGGATTATATGGCCCGTCGAAGGATGCGGGCTCTAGGTGGCGGTGGGAGCGTGGAACGTGCTGTGACTGGACCTCCGAGTATACAGAAACTACGTGAGCAAGCGGGTGGACATTTGACCAAAAAGGATGTGGCCAACCAGAGGGCTGACACCATGAGGCTGCTGAACCGCCTGCGACTCGTGAGCCCAAATGCGGATCCCAACAACTACGTGGTCTCCACGAACACCTCGAAGAAGGAGATGCACGCTTCAAGGGCTGGAACCCCAGGATACAGACCCCCGGAGGTTTTGCTCCGATATCCCAAACAATCCACTGCGGTGGACGTGTGGGCGGCTGGCGTTATAATGCTCTCTTTGCTCTCTGGTCTTCATCCATTTTTCAAGGCCCCCCACGACTGCGGCGCCCTGGCTGAAATAATCAACCTATTTGGCGATATGCCAGTGCGGAAGACTGCCTTTCTGCTGGATAGGCTGATTTTGCTGGCGCAGAAGGTGAACACCTTGGATTTACGGAGGGTGTGCATGCGATTTCGCCATGCGGACTTCTTTCTGGCCCCCGAAATACAACGTAAATATCAAAGGCCCGATGGCACCACCGAAATGTGCCGCAGCTGTGAGCAGCCCACGTTTAATTGCCTGTGCAGCAACAGTGGGCATAATTTGGAAAGGTACGATGGGCTGGATATATTTCCCGCAGTGGCCTACGACTTGTTGTCCCGTCTGCTGGAAGTTAATCCCCAAAAGCGTATCACCGCCGAGGAGGCCCTAAAGCATCCGTTCTTCAGCGATCAGCATCGCATTACGCCGGGAATACCgctgcaccagcagcagcttataatgcaccagcagcagcatataatgcagcatcagcaacaccTCCAGAGATCCAGAGAGACACTTCCTTCGTCGGCGGCGCGAACTCTAAAGGCATTCGTATGCTATCCCATGGAAATTACTTCTACTGCGTCACAGGCAGCGGGTAACATCTGACTCTGATCTCCGATTATCTTTGTGTGTATCCTGCCTTCTTTATAACCAGATTGAGAGGAAGAATGCATTTACCGCGGCCACCTGTGGGCATCTAAAATTGTATTGTgcacaaaccaaaaaaaaaaaaaaaacgaaatttttatatGGAAGCTGCGAAATGTTCCCGaaattaacattaaaaataaaatgtatatttatgttaatttatggtatttatgtttattcaaaattaatcGAGGCACTTTAGCATTTCCGGTATCtttcttctttaattatttttatgcgtTTTAACTTTATCATTTTCTATCTAATGTTTGTTTTGCTCAAAAATGAAGAACAACGGGAATCAATGCTGTTAAGGGTAAtagaaatcaattaaaaattaaaaaaaataaataaagacattctaaaaaataatttttatttgatatatataaatgagGATTTTTTGTCGATAAGCGCCATATAGATCCCATATCTATCATTGAATTCTGAAAGGCCATCTTCTGTAGTCTTTCAATTTTACGAATGTCGTAATCTCTTTCTGCCTTCAAATGATCTAATGGCAATCaggttttcttttatttaatattttaccCGACAGCCATTTTCTCGATTGGCTTTTCTAAGGCCTGAACCGAGGAAAAATTGTCCTTTTGTCTTATCAATTTGCATTATTGACGCTTACAACAaactttattttgttgttgctcacaAAAAGGTTATGGGAATCTTCCCTTTTGGGTGAGtaattttttcgttttaccatttgtttttgtccgtcagcagcaaaaaaaaatgcattgcTCACTGGGAATTATGTTGACAATTTCATTCTTTAGCCCAGAAAAGAAATCAGATTTCTATCTGCTGGTTTGAATGtgtaaaaacgaaaaattttGGGGGTTCTGGCAAGTCACCAAGAAACGAACTTTCAGCTGTCGACGTTGCAAAAtagtttattaaaaagttttccctcCCTTTTTTATTGAACTGAAAAATTGTTGCGTCCAAGAGCATGCAGCAGTTTTTACAACAAAAGCCATATTCAGCGTATTTTATTGCATGCTTTTGTGCTGGCGGCTAAATGTTAGCAGCCGTTTATATAACAGAGATTattgaaatatgaaaacaacccattatatgtatttaatttcataaattaataCTTTTTCAAATACATTTTCGCTTATGGCGATCATGTTTGGTGGACTCGGAAAAAATTGTATCTCCAAAACCATTGAAATCCGTCGCATGTAATAAAATAGGGTAATATAGCCTGCAGTTTAACATCTTCCGGCCTCTAGTATCCACTGTTCGTCATTCCGTGGACAGGGGGCACAAAAGGCTTTTAGCCGCTTCGTTGGGGATCAACATGGCCAACTCGTTTGGCCAATAACAACTGCGCCACGGCAGTCACACCCACATACTGACACGCACACCGACACACCTATTCCTCACTCAGAATCCAAGTGCACTGAAAAGATTTCAATCGCaactaaaatttaatattaatcaaaagaaaatatgacTACTGCAAGAGATGATTCGATAACAACTGTGTTAATCCTTTAGAAGGGCTAGATGCCAAAAATGTGCAATTGTGCAGACGCAGATATATAAAGGAAtcctattttttttctttttttttctgtgcat
The sequence above is a segment of the Drosophila melanogaster chromosome 2L genome. Coding sequences within it:
- the Sfp36F gene encoding seminal fluid protein 36F, isoform A, with amino-acid sequence MSVKATLIILAIFLFVRKFPHNTEKCSPLNCINDD
- the CG5790 gene encoding uncharacterized protein, isoform A, whose protein sequence is MDKKEVQHHRSQQAMTKSLYAIGMGLLGKSATNMDCANTNLESAGKSSSTNYNRNRFYNERFVPMASGTMPSVSGTNHHSRHQQLLLQQAPKCTADLNEKLVKINRQNANKELSTIQAKDMQSVDKNEEALKELQESIPEINKIFDVHCRIGSGTFSTVLLGTLQRERGLVETQRRRFAIKHHNPTNHPERILRELECMYRIGGVENVIGINCCIRYNDNVAFIMPYMTHDRFHDIYRSLNFPEIRDYLRNLLIALRHVHKFNVIHRDVKPSNILYNRRTGKFLLCDFGLAQRIADDGSVVQSSDLSSREVFSILRDLENGRSVTLTDGNSAQAEAEDYMARRRMRALGGGGSVERAVTGPPSIQKLREQAGGHLTKKDVANQRADTMRLLNRLRLVSPNADPNNYVVSTNTSKKEMHASRAGTPGYRPPEVLLRYPKQSTAVDVWAAGVIMLSLLSGLHPFFKAPHDCGALAEIINLFGDMPVRKTAFLLDRLILLAQKVNTLDLRRVCMRFRHADFFLAPEIQRKYQRPDGTTEMCRSCEQPTFNCLCSNSGHNLERYDGLDIFPAVAYDLLSRLLEVNPQKRITAEEALKHPFFSDQHRITPGIPLHQQQLIMHQQQHIMQHQQHLQRSRETLPSSAARTLKAFVCYPMEITSTASQAAGNI